In Stenotrophomonas sp. 169, one DNA window encodes the following:
- the secG gene encoding preprotein translocase subunit SecG, with amino-acid sequence MLMLILNVVYVLVAVAMIALILMQRGSGAAAGSGFGAGASGTVFGARGASNFMSKSTKWLAVVFFGISLFMAWYAGHGSRPAAQQDLGLMAAPAASVPAAPAGERPATVPAANAVPVQQPAQQPVPAATVPAQAESSNSGEEKQPEGSQKD; translated from the coding sequence ATGCTGATGTTGATCCTCAATGTCGTTTACGTGCTGGTGGCAGTGGCCATGATCGCGCTCATCCTGATGCAGCGTGGTTCCGGTGCGGCCGCCGGTTCGGGCTTTGGTGCCGGTGCCTCGGGCACGGTGTTCGGCGCACGTGGTGCCTCGAACTTCATGTCGAAGTCGACCAAATGGCTGGCCGTGGTGTTCTTCGGTATCAGCTTGTTCATGGCCTGGTACGCCGGCCATGGCAGCCGCCCGGCGGCGCAGCAGGATCTCGGTCTGATGGCCGCGCCGGCCGCCAGCGTGCCGGCCGCCCCGGCAGGCGAGCGTCCGGCCACGGTGCCGGCAGCCAATGCCGTGCCGGTCCAGCAGCCCGCGCAGCAGCCGGTTCCGGCCGCGACTGTGCCGGCTCAGGCGGAATCTTCAAATTCTGGTGAAGAAAAGCAGCCGGAAGGCTCCCAGAAAGACTGA
- a CDS encoding NADH-quinone oxidoreductase subunit A: MLAEYLPSLLFLIVATGIGITLMLIGRFLGPRRPDLQKLSPYECGFEAFEDARMKFDVRYYLIAIQFIVFDLEIIFIVPWTQVFMELGARSLVTMGLFVGMLFLGFIYVWKKGALEWE; encoded by the coding sequence GTGCTGGCCGAATATTTGCCGTCTCTGCTGTTTCTGATCGTCGCCACCGGTATCGGCATTACGCTGATGCTGATTGGCCGATTCCTCGGCCCACGCCGTCCCGATCTGCAGAAGCTCTCGCCGTACGAATGCGGCTTCGAGGCTTTTGAAGACGCGCGCATGAAGTTCGATGTGCGCTATTACCTGATCGCGATCCAGTTCATCGTCTTCGATCTGGAAATCATCTTCATCGTGCCCTGGACCCAGGTCTTCATGGAGCTCGGCGCCCGTTCGCTGGTCACCATGGGTCTGTTCGTCGGCATGCTGTTCCTCGGCTTCATTTATGTCTGGAAGAAGGGAGCGCTGGAATGGGAGTGA
- a CDS encoding NADH-quinone oxidoreductase subunit B: MGVIQTLDGLMNNPSPEGRVDDILRPAGDNPLLEKGYVTTSVDALLNWARTGSMWPMTFGLACCAVEMMHAGAARLDLDRYGVVFRPSPRQSDVMIVAGTLVNKMAPALRKVYDQMPDPKWVISMGSCANGGGYYHYSYSVVRGCDRVVPVDIYVPGCPPTAEALVYGILQLQKKIWRTQTIAR, encoded by the coding sequence ATGGGAGTGATCCAAACTCTCGACGGCCTGATGAACAACCCGAGCCCCGAAGGGCGGGTTGACGACATCCTGCGGCCGGCCGGCGATAATCCGCTGCTGGAAAAAGGCTATGTCACCACCAGCGTCGATGCCCTGCTGAACTGGGCACGTACCGGTTCGATGTGGCCGATGACCTTTGGTCTGGCCTGCTGCGCCGTTGAAATGATGCACGCCGGCGCTGCGCGCCTGGATCTGGACCGGTACGGCGTGGTGTTCCGCCCGTCGCCGCGCCAGTCCGACGTGATGATCGTGGCCGGTACGCTGGTCAACAAGATGGCCCCGGCGCTGCGCAAGGTCTACGACCAGATGCCGGACCCGAAGTGGGTCATCTCGATGGGCAGCTGCGCCAATGGCGGCGGTTATTACCATTATTCGTATTCGGTGGTCCGCGGTTGCGATCGCGTGGTCCCGGTGGACATCTATGTCCCGGGCTGCCCGCCGACTGCCGAGGCGCTTGTGTACGGGATCCTGCAGCTGCAGAAGAAGATCTGGCGTACGCAGACCATCGCCCGCTGA
- a CDS encoding NADH-quinone oxidoreductase subunit C has product MAEQASFIDRLSARFAGGQVIVVEPRGEVTLEVPAADWHATALALRDEFGFEQAVDLCGVDYLGYGSDEWDTADVSSQGFSRGVEGKGAGRFAWGEFPSEEDAGGAQPQHMPTQRFAVVAQVRSYQHNLMMHLRCFAPNEGLPVVASLTDIWPGLNWFEREAFDLFGVIFEGHPDLRRILTDYGFVGHPFRKDFPLIGNVEVRYDEEKKRVVYEPVTSVEPRVGVPRVIRDDARLQTAAGERSQEAVK; this is encoded by the coding sequence ATGGCAGAGCAAGCATCCTTCATCGACCGACTTTCCGCCCGCTTCGCTGGCGGCCAGGTCATCGTGGTCGAACCCCGCGGCGAAGTGACGCTGGAAGTGCCTGCCGCCGATTGGCACGCCACCGCGCTGGCGCTGCGTGACGAATTTGGTTTCGAGCAGGCCGTTGACCTGTGCGGCGTCGATTATCTCGGCTACGGCTCTGACGAATGGGACACCGCAGACGTGTCTTCGCAGGGTTTCAGTCGCGGTGTCGAAGGCAAGGGCGCCGGCCGCTTCGCCTGGGGTGAGTTCCCCAGCGAAGAGGATGCCGGTGGCGCGCAGCCGCAGCACATGCCGACCCAGCGTTTCGCCGTGGTGGCGCAGGTGCGCTCGTACCAGCACAACCTGATGATGCACCTGCGCTGTTTCGCACCGAACGAAGGCTTGCCGGTGGTCGCGTCGCTGACCGACATCTGGCCGGGACTGAACTGGTTCGAGCGCGAAGCGTTCGACCTGTTCGGCGTGATCTTCGAAGGCCATCCGGACCTGCGCCGCATCCTGACCGACTATGGCTTTGTCGGTCATCCGTTCCGCAAGGACTTCCCGCTGATCGGCAACGTCGAAGTGCGCTACGACGAAGAAAAGAAGCGCGTGGTCTATGAGCCGGTCACCTCGGTGGAGCCGCGCGTCGGCGTGCCGCGCGTGATCCGTGACGACGCCCGCCTGCAGACCGCGGCCGGCGAGCGTTCGCAGGAGGCAGTGAAGTGA
- a CDS encoding NADH-quinone oxidoreductase subunit D yields MSQFEQAHQAFASNTAERRQEIRNYTMNFGPQHPAAHGVLRLILEMDGETIMRADPHVGLLHRGTEKLAESKPFNQSIGYMDRLDYVSMMCNEHAYVRAIETLMGIEAPERAQYIRTMFDEITRILNHLMWLGSNALDLGAMAVMLYAFREREELMDCYEAVSGARMHAAYYRPGGVYRDLPDHMPKYKESRWHKGNALKQLNASREGSLLDFIENFTNEFPGRVDEYETLLTDNRIWKQRTVGIGVVTPELAHQWGMTGVMLRGSGIAWDLRKKRPYAKYDAVDFDIPLGKEGDCYDRYLCRVAEMRESNRIIKQCVAWLKANPGPVIVNNFKVAPPSREAMKDDMEALIHHFKLFSEGYCVPAGETYAAVEAPKGEFGCYLMSDGANKPFRVHLRAPGFAHLSSIDSIVRGHMLADVVAMIGTYDLVFGEVDR; encoded by the coding sequence GTGAGTCAGTTCGAGCAGGCGCACCAGGCGTTCGCCAGCAACACGGCCGAGCGTCGGCAGGAAATCCGCAATTACACGATGAATTTCGGTCCGCAGCATCCGGCCGCGCACGGTGTGCTGCGCCTGATCCTGGAAATGGACGGCGAGACCATCATGCGTGCCGATCCGCATGTCGGCCTGCTGCACCGTGGCACCGAAAAGCTCGCCGAATCCAAGCCGTTCAACCAGTCCATTGGTTACATGGACCGCCTGGATTACGTGTCGATGATGTGCAACGAGCATGCTTACGTGCGTGCCATCGAGACCCTGATGGGAATCGAGGCGCCGGAGCGTGCGCAGTACATCCGCACCATGTTCGACGAAATCACCCGCATCCTGAACCACCTGATGTGGCTGGGCTCCAATGCGCTCGATCTGGGCGCGATGGCGGTGATGCTGTACGCCTTCCGTGAGCGCGAAGAGCTGATGGACTGCTATGAAGCGGTCTCCGGCGCACGCATGCACGCTGCGTACTATCGTCCGGGCGGCGTCTACCGCGATCTGCCGGACCATATGCCGAAGTACAAGGAGTCGCGCTGGCACAAGGGCAATGCCCTGAAACAGCTCAATGCATCGCGCGAAGGCTCGCTGCTGGACTTCATCGAGAACTTCACCAACGAATTCCCGGGTCGCGTCGACGAATACGAGACCCTGCTCACCGACAACCGAATCTGGAAGCAGCGTACCGTCGGTATCGGCGTGGTCACCCCGGAGCTGGCCCATCAGTGGGGCATGACCGGCGTGATGCTGCGTGGCTCGGGCATCGCCTGGGATCTGCGCAAGAAGCGCCCGTACGCGAAGTACGATGCCGTCGATTTCGACATCCCGCTGGGCAAGGAAGGCGATTGCTACGATCGTTATCTGTGCCGTGTGGCGGAAATGCGCGAATCCAACCGCATCATCAAGCAGTGCGTGGCGTGGCTGAAGGCCAACCCGGGCCCGGTGATCGTCAACAACTTCAAGGTCGCGCCGCCCAGCCGCGAGGCGATGAAGGACGACATGGAAGCGCTGATCCACCACTTCAAGCTGTTCAGTGAAGGCTACTGCGTGCCGGCTGGCGAGACCTATGCCGCCGTCGAAGCCCCGAAGGGTGAGTTCGGCTGCTACCTGATGTCCGATGGCGCGAACAAGCCGTTCCGCGTGCACCTGCGTGCGCCGGGCTTCGCCCATCTGTCCTCGATCGATTCGATCGTGCGCGGCCACATGCTGGCCGACGTGGTGGCGATGATCGGCACCTACGACCTGGTGTTCGGCGAGGTCGACCGGTGA
- the nuoE gene encoding NADH-quinone oxidoreductase subunit NuoE has protein sequence MKATGNFEAARDVDPMVVLSDKTRAHIEHWLSKFPPDRKRSAVLQGLHAAQEQNGGWLTDELIAGVAKYLDLPPVWAYEVASFYSMFELEKVGRHNVAFCTNISCWLNGAEDLVAHAEKKLGCKTGQSTADGRIYLKREEECLAGCAGAPMMVINGHYHERLTVEKVDELLDGLE, from the coding sequence ATGAAGGCGACAGGTAATTTCGAGGCGGCGCGCGACGTCGATCCGATGGTGGTGCTGAGCGACAAGACCCGTGCTCACATCGAGCACTGGCTGTCCAAGTTCCCGCCGGACCGCAAGCGTTCGGCTGTGCTGCAGGGCCTGCACGCCGCGCAGGAGCAGAACGGCGGTTGGTTGACCGACGAGCTGATCGCCGGCGTGGCCAAGTACCTGGACCTGCCGCCGGTATGGGCCTATGAGGTCGCCAGCTTCTACTCGATGTTCGAGCTGGAAAAGGTCGGCCGCCACAACGTGGCCTTCTGCACCAACATCAGCTGCTGGTTGAATGGCGCCGAGGACCTGGTCGCGCATGCCGAGAAGAAGCTCGGCTGCAAGACCGGCCAGTCCACCGCCGACGGCCGCATCTACCTGAAACGCGAAGAAGAATGCCTGGCCGGTTGTGCTGGAGCGCCGATGATGGTCATCAATGGCCATTACCACGAGCGCCTGACCGTCGAGAAAGTCGACGAGCTGCTGGACGGGTTGGAGTAA
- the nuoF gene encoding NADH-quinone oxidoreductase subunit NuoF, producing MAHHHAPSGPVGPAPLPHQVVYTTLHYDTPWSYESYLKTGGYAALRRILEEKISPEQVIEMVKQSNLRGRGGAGFPTGLKWSFMPKGTMQKYILCNSDESEPGTCKDRDILRYNPHSVVEGMAIACYATGSTVGYNYLRGEFHHEPFENFEQALADAYANGWLGKDILGSGVDIDIYGALGAGAYICGEETALMESLEGKKGQPRYKPPFPANFGLYGKPSTINNTETYASVPAIIRNGPEWFAGLSLTKNGGPKIFSVSGCVQQGGNFEVPLGTTFDELLEMAGGLKPGRTLKGAVPGGVSMPVLKAEELKGLQMDYDTLRALGTGLGSGAIVVLDDSVCCVKFACRISQFFHKESCGQCTPCREGTGWMHRVLERIVAGKATMEDLHQLKAVAGQIEGHTICAFGEAAAWPIQGFLRQFWDEFEYYIVNGHSMVDGKKVEAAAA from the coding sequence ATGGCACATCATCACGCACCCAGTGGTCCGGTCGGTCCCGCACCGTTGCCGCACCAGGTGGTCTACACCACGCTGCATTACGACACTCCGTGGTCGTACGAAAGCTATCTCAAGACCGGTGGCTATGCCGCCCTGCGCAGGATCCTCGAAGAGAAGATCAGCCCGGAGCAGGTCATCGAGATGGTCAAGCAGTCGAACCTGCGCGGCCGTGGCGGCGCCGGTTTCCCGACCGGCCTGAAGTGGTCCTTCATGCCCAAGGGCACGATGCAGAAGTACATCCTGTGCAACTCGGATGAATCCGAGCCGGGTACCTGCAAGGATCGCGACATCCTGCGTTACAACCCGCATTCGGTGGTCGAAGGCATGGCGATCGCCTGCTACGCCACCGGCAGCACCGTGGGCTACAACTACCTGCGCGGTGAGTTCCACCACGAGCCGTTCGAGAACTTCGAACAGGCACTGGCCGACGCGTATGCGAACGGCTGGCTGGGCAAGGACATCCTCGGCAGCGGCGTGGACATCGACATCTACGGTGCACTGGGTGCTGGCGCCTACATCTGCGGCGAAGAAACCGCGCTGATGGAATCGCTGGAAGGCAAGAAGGGCCAGCCACGTTACAAGCCGCCGTTCCCGGCGAACTTCGGCCTGTACGGCAAGCCCAGCACGATCAACAACACCGAGACCTATGCCTCGGTGCCGGCGATCATCCGCAACGGTCCGGAGTGGTTCGCCGGTCTGTCGCTGACCAAGAACGGCGGTCCGAAGATCTTCTCGGTGTCCGGCTGCGTACAGCAGGGCGGCAACTTCGAGGTGCCGCTGGGCACCACCTTCGACGAACTGCTGGAAATGGCCGGTGGCCTGAAGCCGGGCCGCACGTTGAAGGGCGCAGTGCCGGGTGGTGTGTCCATGCCGGTGCTGAAGGCCGAAGAGCTGAAGGGCCTGCAGATGGACTACGACACCCTGCGTGCCCTGGGCACCGGTCTGGGTTCGGGCGCCATCGTGGTGCTGGATGACAGCGTGTGCTGCGTCAAGTTCGCCTGCCGCATCAGCCAGTTCTTCCACAAGGAATCCTGTGGCCAGTGCACGCCGTGCCGCGAAGGCACCGGCTGGATGCACCGGGTGCTGGAGCGCATCGTCGCCGGCAAGGCCACGATGGAAGACCTGCACCAGTTGAAGGCCGTGGCCGGCCAGATCGAAGGTCACACCATCTGCGCGTTCGGTGAAGCGGCGGCATGGCCCATCCAGGGTTTCCTGCGCCAGTTCTGGGACGAATTCGAGTACTACATCGTCAACGGTCATTCGATGGTTGACGGCAAGAAGGTGGAGGCTGCTGCCGCATGA
- the nuoG gene encoding NADH-quinone oxidoreductase subunit NuoG, whose product MSAQPVNQSVPPDHVTVEIDGQSLVVPKGSMIIQAADKAGIPIPRFCYHEKLPIAANCRMCLVDVEKSPKPAPACATPVMDGMKVATRSEKALKFQRSVMEFLLINHPLDCPVCDQGGECELQDVSLGYGRSVSRFNERKRVVVDEDMGPLVATEMTRCIQCTRCVRFTADVAGTYELGGMYRGENLQIGTYDGKPLTTELSGNVVDVCPVGALTNKVFQFRARPWELTARESLGYHDAMGSNLFLHVRRGEVLRTVPRDNELVNECWLSDRDRYSHQGLYSEDRAVKPLRKVNGEWKEVSWAEGLAAAADILKANQGDALGVLVHPSTSNEEGALLARLASGLGSTNLDHRITNRDFSDAATAEVFGLPLAEIEGADQIVVLGSNVRHELPLLHARLRKAQTSNGAKIHVVNPVDFDFAFSIAGKQIVAPSKFVDALANVELRTAVQGGRNTVLIVGGIAENHPQAAAIRAAARDFAAATGARLCRIPQGANAIGLTRAGVLPAGKDVAAMLAQPRQAYVVYGLEPGLDFADAPAARKALAGAQVVAFSQFACASTRDVADVILPIGALPEIDATLTNLDGRSQSARAGGKLPGEAREGWRVLRALGGEMALAGFEFTDLAGLRASLAPVSVNVAGSTAVAVSNEGLEVASTAAIYRTDAVVRRAPALQSHPLNTAPRIVLNADDAARLQLQEGQMAKVGTDAGRATLPVVVDRRVAAGSVWIESGHGATAPLGAARVTVVAA is encoded by the coding sequence ATGAGCGCGCAACCCGTAAATCAGAGCGTGCCACCGGATCACGTCACCGTCGAAATCGACGGCCAGTCGCTGGTCGTGCCGAAGGGCTCGATGATCATCCAGGCGGCCGACAAAGCCGGCATTCCGATCCCGCGCTTCTGCTACCACGAGAAGCTGCCGATCGCGGCCAACTGCCGTATGTGCCTGGTGGATGTGGAGAAGTCGCCGAAGCCGGCGCCTGCCTGCGCCACGCCGGTGATGGATGGCATGAAGGTTGCCACCCGCAGCGAAAAGGCACTCAAATTCCAGCGTTCGGTGATGGAGTTCCTGCTCATCAACCATCCGCTGGACTGCCCGGTCTGTGACCAGGGCGGCGAATGCGAGCTGCAGGACGTGTCGCTGGGTTATGGCCGTTCGGTCAGCCGCTTCAACGAGCGCAAGCGCGTGGTGGTGGACGAGGACATGGGGCCGCTGGTGGCCACCGAAATGACCCGCTGCATCCAGTGCACGCGCTGCGTCCGCTTCACCGCCGACGTGGCCGGCACCTACGAGCTGGGTGGCATGTACCGCGGCGAGAATCTGCAGATCGGTACCTACGACGGCAAGCCGTTGACCACCGAACTGTCCGGCAACGTGGTCGACGTCTGCCCGGTCGGTGCACTGACCAACAAGGTGTTCCAGTTCCGCGCGCGTCCGTGGGAACTGACCGCGCGCGAATCGCTCGGCTACCACGATGCGATGGGCTCGAACCTGTTCCTGCACGTGCGTCGCGGCGAAGTGCTGCGCACCGTGCCGCGCGACAACGAGCTGGTCAACGAGTGCTGGCTGTCCGACCGTGACCGTTATTCGCACCAGGGCCTGTACAGCGAAGACCGTGCGGTCAAGCCGCTGCGCAAGGTCAATGGTGAGTGGAAGGAAGTGAGCTGGGCCGAAGGTCTGGCCGCCGCCGCGGACATCCTCAAGGCCAACCAGGGCGATGCCCTGGGCGTGCTGGTGCATCCGTCCACCTCGAACGAAGAGGGCGCGCTGCTGGCCCGCCTGGCTTCGGGCTTGGGCAGCACGAACCTCGATCACCGCATCACCAACCGCGACTTCTCCGACGCCGCCACGGCCGAGGTCTTCGGCCTGCCGCTGGCCGAGATCGAAGGGGCCGACCAGATCGTCGTGCTGGGCAGCAATGTCCGCCACGAGCTGCCCCTGCTGCATGCCCGTCTGCGCAAGGCGCAGACCAGCAACGGCGCGAAGATCCACGTGGTCAACCCCGTCGACTTCGACTTCGCCTTCAGCATTGCCGGCAAGCAGATCGTCGCTCCCTCGAAGTTCGTCGACGCGCTGGCCAATGTCGAGCTGCGTACGGCGGTGCAGGGCGGTCGCAATACCGTGCTGATCGTCGGCGGTATTGCCGAGAACCATCCGCAGGCTGCTGCGATCCGCGCTGCTGCGCGTGATTTCGCTGCGGCAACCGGCGCCCGGTTGTGCCGTATCCCGCAGGGCGCCAATGCCATCGGCCTCACCCGTGCCGGCGTGCTGCCGGCGGGCAAGGATGTGGCCGCCATGCTGGCGCAGCCGCGCCAGGCGTACGTGGTCTACGGCCTCGAGCCGGGCCTGGATTTCGCCGACGCCCCTGCCGCCCGCAAGGCGCTGGCCGGTGCGCAGGTCGTGGCTTTCAGCCAGTTCGCCTGTGCCTCGACCCGCGATGTCGCCGACGTGATCCTGCCGATCGGTGCGCTGCCGGAAATCGACGCCACGCTGACCAACCTCGATGGTCGCTCGCAGTCGGCACGTGCCGGCGGCAAGCTGCCGGGTGAGGCCCGCGAGGGCTGGCGCGTGCTGCGTGCCCTGGGTGGCGAGATGGCGCTGGCTGGTTTCGAGTTCACCGATCTGGCCGGCCTGCGTGCCAGTCTGGCCCCGGTGAGCGTGAACGTGGCCGGTTCCACCGCCGTTGCCGTGAGCAACGAGGGTCTGGAAGTCGCGTCGACCGCGGCGATCTACCGTACCGACGCCGTCGTCCGCCGCGCCCCGGCGCTGCAGTCGCATCCGCTGAACACTGCCCCGCGCATCGTGCTCAATGCCGACGATGCCGCGCGCCTGCAGTTGCAGGAAGGGCAGATGGCCAAGGTCGGCACCGACGCCGGCCGTGCCACGCTGCCGGTGGTGGTCGACCGCCGCGTCGCGGCAGGGTCGGTCTGGATTGAATCGGGCCACGGTGCAACCGCACCGCTGGGTGCCGCTCGTGTAACGGTGGTGGCTGCATGA
- the nuoH gene encoding NADH-quinone oxidoreductase subunit NuoH: protein MNELLLNAVDPLHQWLLGLGDIGALLWIILKILVITMPVIISVAFYVVWERKLIGWMHVRHGPMYVGMGIFQAFADVFKLLFKEVLQPANAHKVLFLLAPLITLAPAFAAWAVVPFDAQLVLSNANAGLLYLLAMTSLGVYGIILAGWASNSKYAFLGAMRASAQMISYEIAMGFALVGVMIASGSLNLTGIVMAQAGSSGFLDWFLLPLFPLFIVYWVSGVAETNRAPFDVVEGESEIVAGHMVEYSGGAFALFFLAEYANMILISFLIAIFFLGGWLSPIQGWVNPGAISPFIDWIWTGGWPWLFIKVFFFASAYIWFRASFPRFRYDQIMRLGWKVFIPLTIFWIAVTALMVFFGVIQKGV, encoded by the coding sequence ATGAACGAATTGCTGTTGAACGCAGTGGACCCGCTGCACCAGTGGCTGCTTGGCCTTGGTGACATCGGCGCGCTGCTGTGGATCATCCTGAAGATCCTGGTGATCACCATGCCGGTGATCATCTCGGTGGCCTTCTATGTGGTCTGGGAACGCAAGCTGATCGGCTGGATGCATGTCCGCCACGGTCCGATGTACGTGGGCATGGGCATCTTCCAGGCCTTCGCCGACGTCTTCAAGCTGCTGTTCAAGGAAGTGCTGCAGCCGGCCAACGCGCACAAGGTGCTGTTCCTGCTGGCCCCGCTGATCACCCTCGCACCGGCCTTCGCGGCCTGGGCGGTGGTGCCCTTCGATGCGCAGCTGGTGTTGTCCAATGCCAACGCCGGCCTGCTGTACCTGCTGGCGATGACCTCGCTGGGCGTGTACGGCATCATCCTGGCGGGCTGGGCATCCAACTCGAAGTACGCGTTCCTGGGCGCGATGCGCGCCTCGGCGCAGATGATCAGCTACGAAATCGCCATGGGCTTTGCCCTGGTCGGCGTGATGATCGCTTCGGGCAGCCTCAACCTGACCGGCATCGTCATGGCGCAGGCCGGAAGCTCCGGCTTCCTCGACTGGTTCCTGCTGCCGCTGTTCCCGCTGTTCATCGTGTACTGGGTGTCCGGCGTGGCCGAAACCAACCGCGCGCCGTTCGACGTGGTGGAAGGCGAATCGGAAATCGTCGCCGGTCACATGGTCGAGTACTCCGGTGGTGCATTCGCGCTGTTCTTCCTGGCCGAATACGCGAACATGATCCTGATCAGCTTCCTGATCGCGATCTTCTTCCTCGGTGGCTGGCTGAGCCCGATCCAGGGTTGGGTCAATCCGGGTGCGATCTCGCCGTTCATCGACTGGATCTGGACCGGTGGCTGGCCGTGGCTGTTCATCAAGGTCTTCTTCTTCGCCAGCGCCTACATCTGGTTCCGTGCCAGCTTCCCGCGTTTCCGCTATGACCAGATCATGCGGCTGGGCTGGAAGGTCTTCATCCCGCTGACCATTTTCTGGATCGCGGTCACCGCCTTGATGGTGTTCTTCGGCGTGATTCAAAAGGGTGTCTAA
- the nuoI gene encoding NADH-quinone oxidoreductase subunit NuoI produces MNRITHYFKSLLLLELLAGLWLTLKYSFKPKYTMMYPMEKFPQSPRFRGLHALRRYPNGEERCIACKLCEAVCPALAITIDSAKREDGTRRTTRYDIDLFKCIFCGFCEESCPVDSIVETHILEYHFENRGENIVTKPQLLALGDRLESEIAERRAADAAYR; encoded by the coding sequence ATGAACAGGATTACCCATTACTTCAAGAGCCTGCTGCTGCTGGAGCTGTTGGCCGGTCTGTGGCTGACGCTGAAGTACAGCTTCAAGCCGAAGTACACGATGATGTACCCGATGGAAAAGTTCCCGCAGTCCCCGCGCTTCCGCGGCCTGCACGCCCTGCGCCGTTATCCGAACGGTGAAGAGCGCTGCATCGCCTGCAAGCTGTGCGAGGCGGTCTGCCCGGCGCTGGCCATCACCATCGATTCGGCCAAGCGCGAGGACGGCACCCGCCGCACCACGCGTTACGACATCGATCTGTTCAAGTGCATCTTCTGTGGCTTCTGCGAAGAAAGCTGCCCGGTGGACTCGATCGTCGAGACCCACATCCTCGAGTACCACTTCGAGAATCGTGGCGAGAACATCGTTACCAAGCCGCAGCTGCTGGCCCTGGGTGATCGGCTTGAGTCCGAAATCGCCGAGCGCCGTGCCGCCGACGCCGCTTACCGCTGA
- a CDS encoding NADH-quinone oxidoreductase subunit J, which produces MDWVNIAFWVFAIAASVSAAAVISARSPVNAVLCLVLTFFSVACIWILVGAEFLGVALVLVYVGAVMVLFLFVVMMLDIDTDNLREGWVRYLPVGLVVAVVMLVQIVTLIGVRGRAVTPFPADNAAALAADTSNITWLARSLFTEYLLPFEFAAVILTVAVVAAVMLTLRQRTGIKTQNPGEQTMVKSRDRLTVVKMDVETPFVHSNTKAAVDMPAAGEETKP; this is translated from the coding sequence ATGGATTGGGTAAATATCGCTTTCTGGGTTTTCGCCATCGCAGCCAGTGTGTCGGCAGCGGCGGTGATCAGTGCGCGCAGCCCGGTCAACGCCGTGCTCTGCCTGGTGCTGACTTTCTTCTCCGTCGCCTGTATCTGGATCCTGGTTGGTGCCGAGTTCCTCGGCGTGGCGCTGGTGCTGGTGTATGTCGGCGCGGTGATGGTGCTGTTCCTGTTCGTGGTGATGATGCTGGACATCGACACCGACAACCTGCGCGAGGGCTGGGTGCGTTACCTGCCGGTCGGGCTGGTGGTCGCGGTGGTGATGCTGGTGCAGATCGTCACCCTGATCGGCGTGCGGGGCAGGGCGGTGACGCCGTTCCCGGCCGACAACGCGGCGGCGCTGGCGGCTGACACCTCCAACATCACCTGGTTGGCACGCAGCCTGTTCACTGAATACCTGCTGCCGTTCGAGTTCGCTGCGGTCATCCTGACCGTCGCCGTGGTCGCCGCTGTGATGCTGACCCTGCGCCAGCGCACCGGCATCAAGACGCAGAACCCGGGCGAGCAGACGATGGTCAAGTCGCGTGACCGCCTGACGGTGGTGAAGATGGACGTCGAAACGCCGTTCGTGCACAGCAACACCAAGGCTGCCGTCGACATGCCGGCCGCCGGCGAGGAGACCAAGCCATGA
- the nuoK gene encoding NADH-quinone oxidoreductase subunit NuoK, protein MITLGHILALGAVLFCISLAGIFLNRKNVIVLLMSIELMLLSVNINFVGFSRELGDTAGQLFVFFILTVAAAEAAIGLAILVTLFRTRRTINVGEVDSLKG, encoded by the coding sequence ATGATCACGTTGGGCCATATCCTGGCGCTGGGCGCGGTGCTGTTCTGCATCAGCCTGGCCGGCATCTTCCTCAACCGGAAGAACGTCATCGTCCTGTTGATGTCCATCGAGCTGATGCTGCTTTCGGTGAACATCAATTTCGTCGGGTTCTCGCGGGAACTGGGTGACACGGCCGGCCAGCTGTTCGTGTTCTTCATCCTGACCGTGGCAGCCGCCGAGGCCGCGATCGGCCTGGCGATCCTGGTGACCCTGTTCCGTACACGTCGAACGATCAATGTCGGCGAAGTCGATTCGTTGAAGGGCTGA